The proteins below are encoded in one region of Paenibacillus sp. YYML68:
- the trxB gene encoding thioredoxin-disulfide reductase has translation MYKSIVIGTGPSGLTAAIYLARANLNPLVIEGPEPGGQLTTTTEVENFPGFPEGIMGPELMANMRKQAERFGAEFRTGWVNSVDLSERPFKLQVEGIGELVAESLIISTGASAKLLGIPNEKESIGRGVSTCATCDGFFFRGKKIIVVGGGDSAMEEANFLTRFASEVTLVHRREELRASKIMQDRARENEKVKWGLNRTPLEVLSGDKGVTGLKVKNNETGEEEVLETDGIFVAIGHRPNTAFLGGQIETDETGYILVKPGSAMTNVEGVFACGDVQDSKYRQAITAAGSGCMAALECEKFLEGHMVHDWSVSLSK, from the coding sequence ATGTACAAAAGCATCGTCATCGGCACAGGACCGTCCGGCCTGACTGCCGCCATCTACCTCGCACGCGCTAACCTGAACCCGCTCGTCATCGAAGGACCGGAGCCAGGCGGCCAGCTGACGACCACGACTGAGGTGGAGAACTTCCCTGGCTTCCCGGAAGGAATCATGGGTCCTGAGCTTATGGCCAATATGCGCAAGCAAGCCGAGCGGTTCGGCGCGGAATTCCGCACCGGCTGGGTGAACAGCGTCGACCTGTCCGAGCGCCCGTTCAAGCTGCAGGTTGAGGGCATCGGCGAGCTCGTCGCCGAGTCGCTGATCATCTCTACAGGCGCATCGGCCAAGCTGCTCGGCATCCCGAATGAGAAGGAGAGCATCGGACGCGGCGTGAGCACCTGTGCGACCTGTGACGGCTTCTTCTTCCGCGGCAAAAAAATTATCGTCGTCGGCGGTGGCGACTCCGCGATGGAGGAAGCGAACTTCCTGACCCGCTTCGCCTCCGAGGTGACGCTCGTGCACCGCCGCGAGGAGCTGCGCGCCTCCAAGATTATGCAGGACCGTGCCCGCGAGAATGAGAAGGTCAAATGGGGCCTGAACCGGACACCGCTGGAGGTGCTGTCTGGCGACAAGGGTGTCACGGGACTGAAGGTAAAAAATAACGAGACCGGCGAAGAGGAAGTTCTGGAAACAGATGGAATATTCGTCGCCATCGGACACCGCCCGAACACCGCCTTCCTCGGCGGTCAGATCGAGACGGATGAGACCGGCTACATTCTCGTGAAGCCAGGCTCAGCGATGACGAATGTCGAGGGCGTGTTCGCCTGCGGCGACGTGCAGGACAGCAAGTACCGCCAAGCGATCACAGCAGCAGGCAGCGGCTGTATGGCAGCGCTCGAGTGCGAGAAGTTCCTTGAGGGCCATATGGTACACGACTGGAGCGTCAGCCTGAGCAAGTAA
- a CDS encoding Gfo/Idh/MocA family protein: MNKVRWGMIGCGNVTEVKSGPAFKLVPHSELVAVMRRDAALAADYARRHQVPRWYCDAEELIHDPEVDAIYIATPPSTHMAYTLAAAKAGKPVYVEKPMAVNAIEAQAMIDACRAANVPLYVAFYRRALPRFQKVKELLAEGAVGELRYVTTVQYQTALNVADGGALPWRVQPELSGGGLFYDLASHTLDLLDHLLGPIAEVQGFASNQAGLYRAEDIVTGTYRFESGVHAVGTWCFSAYAREDRNELVGSKGKLVFSTFGHEPIRLETAEGVQEWAFEAPKHIQQPLIETVVQDILGLGTCSSTGASAIRTNRVMDQMAGSYYSR; the protein is encoded by the coding sequence ATGAATAAAGTACGATGGGGAATGATCGGCTGTGGCAATGTGACCGAGGTGAAGAGCGGTCCGGCCTTCAAGCTCGTCCCGCATTCGGAGCTCGTGGCCGTCATGAGGCGGGATGCTGCGCTTGCAGCGGATTACGCACGCCGTCATCAGGTGCCGCGCTGGTACTGTGACGCAGAGGAGCTGATTCACGATCCGGAGGTCGATGCGATCTATATCGCGACACCTCCTTCTACGCATATGGCGTATACGCTGGCTGCTGCGAAGGCGGGCAAGCCTGTATATGTCGAGAAGCCGATGGCTGTGAATGCGATCGAGGCTCAAGCGATGATCGACGCTTGCCGTGCGGCGAACGTTCCGCTGTATGTAGCGTTCTACCGCAGGGCGCTGCCGCGCTTCCAGAAGGTGAAGGAGCTGCTGGCCGAAGGAGCGGTCGGCGAGCTTCGTTATGTGACGACGGTGCAGTACCAGACAGCGTTGAACGTAGCTGATGGGGGAGCACTGCCGTGGCGCGTGCAGCCAGAGCTGTCAGGCGGCGGTCTCTTCTATGATCTGGCGAGCCATACGCTCGACCTGCTCGATCACTTGCTCGGCCCGATCGCCGAGGTGCAAGGCTTTGCCTCGAATCAGGCTGGCCTGTATCGTGCCGAAGACATCGTCACGGGCACGTACCGATTCGAGTCAGGCGTTCATGCGGTCGGGACGTGGTGCTTCTCCGCGTATGCACGCGAGGACCGTAACGAGCTCGTCGGCAGCAAGGGAAAGCTCGTCTTCTCCACGTTCGGTCACGAGCCGATTCGACTCGAGACGGCTGAAGGTGTGCAGGAGTGGGCGTTCGAGGCGCCGAAGCATATTCAGCAGCCGCTCATCGAGACGGTCGTGCAGGACATTCTAGGTCTTGGCACCTGTTCGAGCACAGGCGCATCGGCCATCCGCACGAACCGGGTGATGGACCAGATGGCAGGCAGCTACTATTCCCGATAA
- a CDS encoding sensor histidine kinase — protein MSARRGAAERLTRLVQRIVDTWRGKSIQFLLTASFTFITLLAIVIVSGMLYNKFARTAEDNAFISNEQIVEQVKYNLEIYLHNMAQLFTAVDRRLQSADGKSEERVLEQVEALFESRSDVVSMGLFRSNGTLLGSLPDVPMRRNTGLTEQSWFRGALEAPDHLTFSLPHVQNLYKGEYKWVVSMSKAMTITRQGKPEQVVLLIDVNFKTIDDLLRRVSLGKKGYVYIIDESAGNMVYHPQQQLIYAGLKYENVEQALKYTYGRYVDESSGEKRLITIKTVNNIGWKIIGVSYMDELVTTRREVGAFLVWLLLFVIVLVLLISMFMSARISMPIKRLERSMRKVEQGDFDIHLEVQGDDEVGRLSRRFNLTVVRIRELMSQIIVEQEAKRKGELEVLQAQINPHFLYNTLNSVVRMVGSGKSEDVVTMITSLSKFFRISLSKGKPVITVQEELEHVRHYLTIQKMRYKRKFDFAIRADDEVLACRTLKLVLQPAVENAIYHAIEMMVDEGFIDVTAQRVGSRVRLQVQDNGPGIAPDKLPQLLQGNVTSVEGSGVGLRNVHERLRLQFGEPYGVELDSELEVGTTVTLWLPYELEASATREGESGCV, from the coding sequence ATGAGTGCTCGTCGAGGGGCTGCAGAGCGGCTGACACGTCTTGTGCAGCGTATCGTCGACACGTGGCGCGGGAAAAGTATCCAGTTCCTCTTGACCGCTTCCTTCACCTTCATCACGCTGCTGGCGATCGTCATTGTCAGCGGGATGTTGTACAACAAATTTGCCCGTACGGCCGAGGACAACGCCTTCATCAGCAACGAGCAAATTGTCGAGCAGGTGAAGTACAATCTGGAGATCTACCTGCACAATATGGCGCAGCTGTTCACGGCTGTCGATCGGAGGCTGCAGTCGGCGGACGGCAAGTCGGAGGAGCGGGTGCTGGAGCAGGTCGAGGCGTTATTCGAATCGCGGAGCGATGTTGTGTCGATGGGACTGTTCCGCTCGAACGGGACGCTGCTTGGGAGCCTCCCCGACGTTCCGATGCGCCGTAATACGGGGCTGACCGAGCAGAGCTGGTTCCGGGGAGCGCTGGAGGCGCCGGATCACCTCACCTTCTCGCTGCCTCACGTGCAGAATCTGTACAAGGGCGAGTATAAGTGGGTCGTGTCGATGAGCAAGGCGATGACGATTACGCGGCAAGGCAAGCCCGAGCAGGTCGTGCTGCTGATCGATGTTAATTTCAAGACGATCGACGATCTGCTGCGGCGAGTCAGTCTTGGCAAGAAGGGCTACGTCTACATTATCGACGAGTCGGCGGGCAATATGGTGTACCATCCGCAGCAGCAGCTCATCTATGCAGGCTTGAAGTATGAGAATGTCGAGCAGGCGCTGAAGTACACGTATGGTCGTTATGTCGACGAGTCTAGCGGAGAGAAGCGGCTGATTACGATCAAGACGGTGAACAATATCGGCTGGAAAATAATCGGCGTCTCGTACATGGACGAGCTCGTGACGACGCGTCGGGAGGTCGGAGCGTTCCTCGTGTGGCTGCTGCTGTTCGTCATCGTGCTCGTGCTGCTCATCTCGATGTTCATGTCGGCTCGCATCTCGATGCCGATCAAGCGGCTAGAGCGGTCGATGCGCAAGGTTGAGCAGGGCGACTTCGACATTCATCTCGAGGTGCAAGGGGATGATGAGGTCGGGCGGCTGTCGCGCCGCTTCAACTTGACCGTCGTGCGCATCCGTGAGCTGATGAGCCAGATTATCGTCGAGCAGGAGGCGAAGCGCAAGGGAGAGCTTGAGGTGCTGCAGGCGCAGATCAATCCGCATTTTCTATACAATACGTTGAACTCTGTTGTACGGATGGTGGGCAGCGGCAAGAGCGAGGACGTCGTGACGATGATTACGTCGCTGTCGAAGTTTTTCCGTATCAGTCTCAGCAAGGGGAAGCCAGTTATTACGGTGCAGGAGGAGCTCGAGCATGTGCGTCATTACTTGACGATTCAGAAAATGCGCTACAAGCGCAAGTTCGACTTCGCGATCCGTGCGGACGACGAGGTGCTCGCTTGCCGAACGCTGAAGCTCGTGCTGCAGCCTGCTGTGGAGAACGCGATCTACCACGCGATCGAGATGATGGTCGATGAAGGCTTCATCGACGTGACGGCCCAGCGCGTCGGCAGCCGGGTCCGTCTGCAGGTGCAGGACAACGGGCCCGGCATTGCGCCTGACAAGCTGCCGCAGCTACTGCAAGGCAACGTGACAAGCGTCGAAGGCTCCGGCGTCGGTCTGCGCAACGTGCATGAGCGGCTGCGACTGCAGTTCGGGGAGCCGTATGGGGTAGAGCTCGATAGCGAGCTGGAGGTCGGAACGACCGTTACGCTGTGGCTGCCGTATGAGCTGGAGGCGAGTGCTACGAGAGAAGGGGAGTCGGGATGCGTATAG
- a CDS encoding response regulator: MYKLLLVEDEEDVREGIVQEIDWAAYGFEIVDTAENGKEAMELVERWAPDVVVTDIRMPFMDGLALSAWLREQYPAIRIIILTGFDEFEYAQKAIRLHIDEYVLKPFSAQELIDVLLRIKLKIDEDTDRMKNLHTLEEHYRQSLPVLREVFLSSLVTHKLPRQQVTDKAASYELDLDAQSYAVSVISIDKPDENGNERADIIGRNSLKYSQNMELKAFAALNISGEIVTKHQLGLIFVHHSELVVLSMCRSGSPEQLLPSTLAVLEEIRQSIEKYLKLTVTIGVGTVRYDVTELSYSYKDAVRALDYRLVLGGNRLIYIGDVESRHVDKLVFDELKEQSLIRCLKVGTLQEIQSTVHSLFDELTDAHVSVKDCHIYLLELLTAVLKAAKDARADLDAIFGADFSPLAELHRLANLQEARGWMLGLCTRLTQSIASDRQSSYSSLVEQAKAFTLTHYHDSDISIHKVCGHLHISAGYFSSIFKKETKLTFGAYLMHIRMEAAKELLRTTDMKAFEIAEKVGYTEPNYFSFCFRKHVGISPKEYRAAVEGGSS; the protein is encoded by the coding sequence ATGTATAAGCTCCTATTGGTAGAGGATGAAGAGGACGTACGCGAGGGCATCGTTCAAGAGATCGATTGGGCGGCGTACGGCTTCGAGATTGTCGACACGGCGGAGAATGGCAAGGAGGCGATGGAGCTTGTCGAGCGGTGGGCGCCAGATGTGGTCGTCACCGACATTCGGATGCCATTCATGGATGGACTTGCGCTGTCCGCGTGGCTGCGGGAGCAATATCCGGCGATCCGAATCATCATTCTGACAGGCTTCGACGAGTTCGAATATGCGCAGAAGGCGATTCGGCTCCATATTGATGAATACGTGCTTAAGCCTTTTTCCGCGCAGGAATTGATTGATGTGCTACTCCGTATCAAGCTTAAGATCGATGAGGATACAGACCGGATGAAGAATTTGCATACCTTGGAGGAGCATTACCGCCAAAGCTTGCCTGTTCTCCGCGAAGTATTCTTGTCTTCCCTTGTCACTCATAAGCTGCCTCGCCAGCAGGTGACGGATAAGGCGGCCAGCTACGAATTGGATCTGGACGCTCAGTCGTACGCCGTGTCTGTCATTAGTATCGACAAGCCCGATGAGAACGGGAACGAGCGCGCCGACATAATCGGTCGGAATTCGCTTAAATACTCGCAGAATATGGAATTGAAGGCGTTCGCAGCGCTAAATATTTCCGGGGAAATTGTCACAAAGCATCAGCTAGGTCTCATCTTCGTCCATCACAGTGAGCTCGTGGTCCTCTCGATGTGCAGGTCAGGCAGCCCCGAGCAGCTGCTCCCAAGCACACTTGCTGTACTAGAGGAAATTCGACAGAGTATTGAAAAGTATTTGAAGCTTACGGTCACGATCGGCGTCGGAACGGTACGCTATGATGTGACTGAGCTGTCCTATTCGTATAAGGACGCCGTCCGTGCGCTCGATTATCGTCTTGTACTGGGCGGTAATCGACTTATCTACATCGGAGATGTGGAGTCGCGTCATGTCGACAAGCTCGTCTTCGATGAGCTGAAGGAGCAATCGCTCATTCGCTGCTTGAAGGTGGGGACCTTGCAGGAGATTCAATCTACCGTCCATAGCTTGTTCGACGAGCTTACGGATGCGCACGTGTCCGTCAAGGATTGTCACATCTACCTGCTGGAGCTGCTGACGGCGGTGCTGAAGGCGGCGAAGGACGCCCGTGCGGATCTCGATGCGATCTTCGGCGCGGACTTCAGTCCGCTCGCGGAGCTGCATCGGCTGGCGAATTTGCAGGAGGCGAGAGGCTGGATGCTCGGCTTATGCACGCGGCTGACGCAGAGCATCGCGTCGGATCGGCAATCGTCATACAGCTCACTTGTCGAGCAGGCGAAGGCGTTCACACTCACTCATTACCACGACAGCGACATCTCGATCCATAAGGTGTGCGGACATTTGCACATTAGTGCGGGGTACTTCAGCAGCATTTTCAAGAAAGAAACAAAGCTGACGTTCGGCGCGTACCTGATGCACATTCGGATGGAGGCGGCGAAGGAGCTGCTGCGGACGACAGATATGAAAGCGTTTGAAATCGCTGAGAAGGTCGGCTACACAGAGCCGAACTACTTCAGCTTCTGCTTCCGCAAGCATGTCGGCATCTCGCCGAAGGAATACCGCGCTGCCGTAGAGGGCGGCTCGTCATGA
- a CDS encoding galactose ABC transporter substrate-binding protein, producing the protein MNKKLISMMAAASLAVSVTACGGGGATTQPGTGGNASGGAATPTLGVAIYKFDDTFMTGVRNAIQTAAEGKAKVEIVDSQNSQPTQNDKVDLFITKKVNGLAVNPVDRTAASVMIDKAKNASIPIVFFNREPLADDMKKWDKVYYVGAKAEQSGTMAGQLVVDYFKSKPEADKNKDGVLQYVMLKGEPGHQDAELRTKFSVKAVEDAGVKVEKLAEDTAMWDRVKGQEKMAAFLASHGDKIEAVFANNDDMALGAIEALKAKGYFKDNKYIPVVGVDATAPAVKALEEGTLLGTVLNDAKNQGKATLMLAHVLASGQAPTKENVGYDITDGKYVWVPYKKITKANMNDAK; encoded by the coding sequence ATGAATAAGAAACTCATCTCGATGATGGCAGCAGCATCTCTCGCGGTATCGGTGACCGCATGCGGTGGCGGCGGAGCGACGACTCAGCCCGGCACAGGCGGCAATGCCAGCGGTGGAGCGGCAACGCCTACGCTTGGCGTCGCGATCTATAAGTTCGACGATACGTTCATGACGGGCGTACGCAACGCGATTCAGACAGCAGCCGAGGGGAAGGCCAAGGTTGAGATCGTGGACAGTCAGAACTCGCAGCCGACGCAGAACGATAAGGTGGACTTGTTCATTACGAAGAAGGTGAACGGTCTTGCGGTCAATCCGGTTGACCGTACGGCGGCGAGCGTCATGATCGACAAGGCGAAGAACGCGAGCATCCCGATCGTCTTCTTCAACCGAGAGCCGCTGGCGGACGACATGAAGAAGTGGGATAAGGTGTACTACGTCGGCGCGAAGGCGGAGCAGTCCGGTACGATGGCCGGTCAGCTCGTCGTCGACTACTTCAAGTCGAAGCCGGAGGCGGATAAGAACAAGGATGGCGTGCTGCAGTACGTCATGCTGAAGGGTGAGCCGGGGCACCAGGACGCGGAGCTGCGCACGAAGTTCTCCGTTAAGGCGGTCGAGGATGCAGGTGTTAAGGTCGAGAAGCTGGCAGAGGATACTGCGATGTGGGATCGTGTCAAGGGTCAGGAGAAAATGGCCGCCTTCCTCGCATCCCACGGCGATAAGATCGAAGCTGTATTCGCGAACAACGACGATATGGCGCTCGGCGCGATCGAGGCGCTTAAGGCGAAGGGTTACTTCAAGGACAACAAGTACATTCCGGTTGTCGGCGTAGACGCTACAGCACCTGCGGTCAAGGCGCTCGAGGAAGGCACGCTGCTCGGTACCGTGCTGAACGATGCGAAGAACCAAGGCAAGGCGACGCTCATGCTGGCTCATGTGCTCGCTTCCGGTCAAGCGCCGACGAAGGAGAATGTAGGCTACGACATCACAGACGGCAAGTACGTATGGGTGCCGTACAAGAAGATTACGAAGGCGAACATGAACGACGCGAAGTAA
- a CDS encoding substrate-binding domain-containing protein, whose product MRIGGATEVLVRLGVTGEVKHTSHRRLTSRLAVFLLAAGLLLTLSGCNGSDYDTKPHRSQEQRQIALVLKSQTSDFWKTVRTGAEAAAKEFNVELFVEAASGEEDVQEQLQLVEQAVHYKRDAIVLAANDGMALAAPVNRAAAAGIPVISIDTELHEAKTAAFIGIDHYDAGRKAGEKLAALLGGAGRVAIVSFRPELRHTAERERGVLEALQRHPGIRVIAKAHCTSSETLCVEQARELLEDDEPVNGIAALHAVSSLGVARELERLGLQGQVQVVTFDSTQEDIEYLQEGVIQATVVQNPFTMGYLGVKYAVDALQGAKLPERYDTGTTVIDQHNMFWTDNQKRLFPFVK is encoded by the coding sequence ATGCGTATAGGTGGTGCGACAGAGGTGCTAGTGCGGCTCGGGGTTACTGGGGAGGTAAAGCATACAAGCCATCGCCGCCTTACTTCGCGGCTAGCTGTATTCCTGCTAGCGGCAGGGCTACTGCTCACGCTCTCCGGCTGCAACGGGTCGGACTATGATACGAAGCCGCACCGGAGTCAGGAGCAGCGTCAGATCGCGCTCGTGCTGAAGAGTCAGACGAGCGACTTCTGGAAGACGGTTCGGACTGGAGCGGAGGCGGCGGCCAAGGAGTTCAACGTCGAGCTGTTCGTCGAGGCCGCATCGGGCGAGGAGGACGTGCAGGAGCAGCTGCAGCTTGTCGAGCAGGCTGTACACTACAAGCGGGATGCGATCGTGCTTGCGGCCAACGACGGGATGGCGCTCGCCGCGCCGGTGAACCGGGCAGCTGCTGCAGGCATACCGGTCATCTCCATCGACACCGAGCTGCACGAAGCGAAGACGGCCGCCTTCATCGGCATCGACCACTACGACGCCGGGCGCAAGGCAGGGGAGAAGCTGGCCGCGCTGCTCGGCGGTGCAGGACGCGTCGCCATCGTCAGCTTCAGACCGGAGCTGCGCCATACGGCAGAGCGCGAGCGCGGCGTATTGGAGGCGCTGCAGCGTCATCCGGGCATCCGCGTCATCGCCAAGGCGCACTGCACCTCCAGCGAGACGCTGTGCGTCGAACAGGCGCGGGAGCTGCTGGAGGACGATGAGCCTGTGAATGGCATCGCAGCGCTGCATGCGGTATCGTCGCTCGGCGTCGCCCGCGAGCTCGAGCGTCTCGGTCTGCAGGGCCAGGTGCAGGTCGTCACCTTCGACAGCACGCAGGAGGACATCGAATATTTACAGGAGGGTGTGATCCAAGCGACCGTCGTTCAGAATCCGTTCACCATGGGCTACCTCGGCGTGAAGTACGCCGTCGACGCCCTGCAGGGTGCGAAGCTGCCTGAGCGCTACGACACTGGTACGACGGTGATTGATCAGCACAATATGTTCTGGACGGATAATCAGAAGCGGCTGTTTCCGTTTGTGAAGTGA
- a CDS encoding putative holin-like toxin — MFQFGMFVLALLTYIVMIIKRK, encoded by the coding sequence ATGTTCCAATTTGGAATGTTTGTCCTTGCACTTTTAACGTACATCGTGATGATCATCAAGAGAAAGTAA
- a CDS encoding sugar ABC transporter ATP-binding protein, translating into MTEPRYLLEMNAITKEFPGVKALDGVTLKVRPGTVHALMGENGAGKSTLMKCLFGIYKPDGGEIILDGRKVEMNHSKDALDLGVSMIHQELHPIPFRNVMENIWLGRFPEKGFGPFKIVDHRKMLEDTQRLLDDLDMDIDPHTIVRSLSVSKIQSLEIAKAVSFNSKVIVMDEPTSSLTGNEVEQLFRIIDQLRSRGVAIIYISHKMEEILRISDDVTIMRDGKLIGTWPAAELTTDLIITRMVGRDLSQRFPERHNVPGDVLMKVDSLTSIHPKSFRGVSFELRKGEVLGVGGLVGSQRTELIEAIFGMRALSAGDITIHGKKVRIKSPIDAKKHKIALLTEERRVTGIFPVLNIKENTIIANLDRYLNPLRLINDQKAREDAELNVEKLRVKTPNIQALIKNLSGGNQQKVLLARWLLTEPDILMLDEPTRGIDVGAKFEIYSIIADLAKQGKSIIMISSEMPELLGMSDRIMVMSDGMLSGVIDGKQATEEEIMRLAAKHLG; encoded by the coding sequence ATGACGGAACCCCGTTACTTGCTGGAGATGAACGCAATTACGAAGGAATTCCCCGGTGTGAAGGCGCTGGACGGCGTCACCCTGAAGGTGCGTCCGGGCACCGTGCACGCGCTGATGGGTGAGAACGGAGCAGGCAAGTCGACGCTCATGAAATGCTTGTTCGGCATCTACAAGCCGGACGGCGGAGAGATCATACTCGATGGCCGCAAGGTCGAAATGAACCATTCCAAGGATGCGCTGGATCTAGGCGTCTCGATGATTCATCAGGAGCTGCATCCGATTCCGTTCCGCAATGTGATGGAAAACATCTGGCTCGGCCGCTTCCCTGAGAAAGGCTTCGGGCCGTTCAAAATAGTCGATCACCGTAAAATGCTCGAGGATACGCAGCGGCTGCTGGACGACCTCGATATGGACATCGACCCGCACACGATCGTCCGTTCGTTGTCGGTATCGAAAATTCAGTCGCTCGAAATCGCGAAGGCGGTCTCCTTCAACTCGAAGGTGATCGTCATGGACGAGCCGACGTCCTCGCTGACCGGCAACGAGGTCGAGCAGCTATTCCGCATTATTGACCAGCTGCGCAGCCGGGGCGTTGCAATCATATACATCTCACATAAGATGGAAGAAATATTGCGCATCTCCGACGACGTCACGATTATGCGCGACGGGAAGCTGATCGGCACGTGGCCGGCAGCGGAGCTGACGACTGATCTGATCATTACCCGCATGGTCGGCCGCGACCTGAGCCAGCGGTTCCCGGAGCGCCACAATGTGCCGGGCGACGTGCTGATGAAGGTGGACAGCCTGACGTCCATTCATCCGAAGTCGTTCCGCGGCGTCTCGTTCGAGCTGCGCAAGGGCGAGGTGCTCGGCGTCGGCGGGCTCGTCGGCTCGCAGCGGACGGAGCTGATCGAGGCGATATTCGGGATGAGAGCCTTATCGGCTGGCGACATTACGATTCACGGCAAGAAGGTGAGGATCAAGTCGCCGATCGACGCGAAGAAGCACAAGATCGCGCTGCTCACCGAGGAGCGGCGTGTGACTGGTATTTTCCCAGTACTGAACATTAAGGAAAATACGATCATCGCGAATCTGGATCGGTACTTGAACCCGCTACGGCTCATCAACGACCAGAAGGCGCGAGAGGATGCAGAGCTGAACGTAGAGAAGCTGCGCGTCAAGACGCCGAATATTCAGGCGCTCATCAAGAACTTGTCCGGCGGCAACCAGCAGAAGGTGCTGCTCGCTCGCTGGCTGCTCACCGAGCCGGACATTCTCATGCTCGACGAGCCGACGCGAGGCATTGACGTGGGTGCGAAGTTCGAAATTTACTCGATTATCGCGGACCTGGCCAAGCAAGGCAAAAGCATCATCATGATTTCTTCAGAAATGCCGGAGCTGCTGGGAATGTCTGACCGGATCATGGTCATGTCCGACGGGATGCTGTCCGGTGTCATCGATGGCAAGCAAGCGACGGAGGAAGAAATTATGCGCCTGGCTGCGAAGCATCTGGGCTAA